The Streptomyces sp. NBC_00344 genome includes a window with the following:
- the rsmH gene encoding 16S rRNA (cytosine(1402)-N(4))-methyltransferase RsmH — MTQFRHVPVMLQRCLDLLAPALAEPGAVVVDCTLGLGGHSEALLSTFPAARLVALDRDKEALRLSGERLAPFGDRATLVHAVYDELPDVLERLAIPRVQGVLFDLGVSSMQLDEADRGFAYAQDAPLDMRMDQTTGISAAEVLNTYPPGELVRILRAYGEEKQAKRIVSAVVREREKEPFSDSARLVELIRDSLPQAAKRTGGNPAKRTFQALRIEVNGELTVLERSIPAAVASLAVGGRIAVLSYHSLEDRLVKQVFAAGAANTAPAGLPVVPERYQPRLKLLTRGAELPTEEEVAENRRAAPARLRGAQRIREEAS, encoded by the coding sequence ATGACCCAGTTCCGACATGTCCCGGTAATGCTCCAGCGATGCCTGGATCTGTTGGCCCCGGCGCTCGCTGAGCCCGGCGCGGTCGTCGTCGACTGCACTCTGGGTCTCGGCGGGCACAGCGAGGCCCTGCTCTCCACCTTCCCGGCGGCCCGGCTCGTGGCGCTCGACCGGGACAAGGAGGCCCTGCGGCTTTCCGGTGAGCGGCTCGCGCCGTTCGGCGACCGGGCCACGCTGGTGCACGCCGTCTACGACGAACTGCCCGACGTGCTGGAACGCCTCGCCATCCCGCGCGTCCAGGGGGTCCTCTTCGACCTGGGTGTCTCGTCGATGCAACTGGACGAGGCGGACCGCGGCTTCGCCTACGCCCAGGACGCCCCGCTCGACATGCGCATGGACCAGACGACGGGCATCAGCGCGGCCGAGGTGCTCAACACGTATCCGCCCGGCGAACTCGTGCGGATCCTGCGCGCCTACGGCGAGGAGAAGCAGGCCAAGCGCATCGTGTCGGCGGTCGTACGGGAACGCGAGAAGGAGCCCTTCTCCGACAGCGCCCGGCTCGTCGAGCTGATCCGTGATTCCCTGCCGCAGGCCGCCAAGCGCACCGGAGGAAACCCCGCCAAGCGCACGTTCCAGGCACTGCGGATCGAGGTCAACGGCGAACTCACCGTCCTGGAGAGGTCGATCCCGGCCGCGGTGGCGTCGCTGGCAGTGGGCGGCCGTATCGCCGTGCTGTCGTACCACTCGCTCGAGGACCGTCTGGTCAAGCAGGTCTTCGCGGCGGGCGCCGCCAATACGGCGCCGGCCGGTCTGCCGGTCGTGCCCGAGCGCTACCAGCCCCGGCTGAAACTGCTCACCCGCGGTGCGGAGCTCCCGACGGAGGAGGAGGTCGCGGAGAACCGCCGTGCGGCCCCCGCGCGGCTGCGGGGTGCGCAGCGGATTCGTGAGGAGGCCTCGTGA
- the murD gene encoding UDP-N-acetylmuramoyl-L-alanine--D-glutamate ligase yields MGVSGLPAARALHGLGAVVTVVNEGDDDRSRTQAAELEALGVTVRLGDGATLPEGTGLVVTTPGWRPDKPLFAAAAEAGVPVWGDVELAWRLRDLDGRTPAPWLAVTGTNGKTTTVRMLASILEAAGLRTAAVGNIGVSLLDAVLGDETYDVLAVELSSYQLHWAPSLRVHSAAVLNLAPDHLDWHGSMQAYAADKGRVYEGNTVACVYNAADPATEELVRGADVEEGCRAIGFTLGTPGPSQLGVVEGILVDRAFVAGRQKHAQELAEVADIASPAPHNIANALAAAALARAFGVAPAAVRDGLRAFRPDAHRIEHVADVAGVTYIDDSKATNTHAAAASLAAYDPIVWIAGGLAKGADFDDLVIGAAKRLRAVVLIGAERALIAEALARHAPEVPVVDLDRTDTGAMPAAVREAARLARTGDTVLLAPACASMDMFVNYNKRGDAFADAVRELAAESD; encoded by the coding sequence ATGGGCGTCTCCGGACTGCCCGCGGCTCGTGCGCTGCACGGTCTCGGCGCGGTGGTCACGGTCGTCAACGAGGGCGACGACGACCGCTCCCGCACGCAGGCCGCGGAGCTCGAGGCACTGGGCGTCACGGTGCGCCTGGGCGACGGAGCGACCCTGCCGGAGGGCACCGGACTGGTCGTCACCACCCCGGGCTGGCGCCCGGACAAGCCGCTCTTCGCGGCGGCGGCCGAAGCGGGCGTCCCGGTATGGGGTGACGTAGAACTGGCCTGGCGGCTGCGCGATCTGGACGGCAGGACGCCTGCCCCCTGGCTCGCGGTCACCGGCACCAACGGCAAGACCACCACGGTACGGATGCTGGCCTCCATCCTGGAGGCGGCAGGACTACGGACAGCGGCCGTCGGAAACATCGGCGTCTCGCTGCTCGACGCGGTACTGGGCGACGAGACGTACGACGTACTGGCGGTCGAGCTCTCCAGCTACCAGTTGCACTGGGCGCCGAGCCTGCGGGTGCACTCGGCAGCGGTGCTCAACCTCGCCCCCGACCACCTCGACTGGCACGGTTCGATGCAGGCGTACGCCGCCGACAAGGGCCGTGTCTACGAGGGCAACACCGTTGCCTGTGTCTACAACGCCGCGGACCCGGCCACCGAGGAGCTGGTCCGCGGTGCCGATGTCGAGGAGGGCTGCCGCGCCATCGGTTTCACCCTCGGTACGCCGGGGCCCTCCCAGCTCGGAGTCGTGGAAGGCATCCTGGTGGACCGCGCCTTCGTGGCCGGCCGGCAGAAGCATGCCCAGGAACTCGCCGAAGTCGCCGACATCGCGTCCCCGGCGCCGCACAACATCGCCAACGCCCTTGCCGCTGCCGCCCTGGCCCGTGCGTTCGGTGTCGCACCGGCGGCCGTGCGCGACGGGCTGCGTGCCTTCCGTCCCGACGCGCACCGTATCGAGCACGTCGCGGACGTCGCGGGTGTCACCTACATCGACGACTCCAAGGCCACCAACACCCATGCGGCGGCAGCCTCGCTGGCGGCATACGATCCGATTGTCTGGATTGCCGGGGGCCTCGCCAAGGGTGCCGATTTCGACGATCTCGTCATCGGCGCGGCGAAGCGGCTGCGCGCTGTCGTACTGATCGGCGCCGAGCGCGCTCTGATCGCCGAAGCCCTCGCGCGACACGCGCCGGAAGTCCCGGTGGTCGACCTCGACCGGACCGACACTGGGGCGATGCCGGCGGCGGTCCGCGAGGCGGCCCGCCTCGCCCGCACAGGGGACACGGTACTGCTGGCTCCGGCCTGTGCCTCGATGGACATGTTCGTCAACTACAACAAGCGGGGCGACGCTTTCGCCGACGCGGTACGCGAGTTGGCTGCCGAGAGCGACTGA
- the ftsW gene encoding putative lipid II flippase FtsW yields MPVKDRDGRGGAGTARRPAVVRGGPPPLRAGRGGIGWLRRTYEQARSAWDRPLTAYYLIIGSGILITVLGLVMVYSASMIKALELSEPGSYFFRKQLFAALLGGILLFIATRMPVKLHRAFAYPLLAGTVFLMVLVQMPGIGQSVNGNQNWITLGGPFMLQPSEFGKLALILWGADLLARKQDKRLLTQWKHILVPLVPVTFMLLGLIMLGGDMGTAIILTAILFGLLWLAGAPTRMFAGVLGIAALLIFLLIKTSPNRMGRLACIGASDPGPQDQCWQAVHGIYALASGGWFGSGLGASVEKWGQLPEPHTDFIFAVTGEELGLAGTLSVLALFAALGYAGIRVAGRTEDPFVRYAAGGVTTWITVQAVINIGAVLGLLPIAGVPLPLFSYGGSALLPTMFAVGLLIAFAREDPAARTALALRRPGVRWKSMRRRVKKRPSGER; encoded by the coding sequence ATGCCGGTCAAGGACAGGGACGGGCGTGGCGGCGCCGGGACGGCGCGCCGTCCCGCGGTGGTGCGGGGCGGCCCACCGCCGCTGCGAGCCGGGCGCGGGGGCATCGGGTGGCTGCGCCGCACGTACGAGCAGGCGAGAAGCGCCTGGGACCGGCCGCTGACGGCTTATTACCTCATCATCGGCTCCGGCATCCTCATCACCGTGCTGGGCCTTGTGATGGTCTACTCAGCCTCGATGATCAAGGCGCTGGAACTGTCCGAGCCCGGCTCGTACTTCTTCCGCAAGCAGCTCTTCGCCGCTCTGCTCGGCGGAATCCTGCTGTTCATCGCGACCCGCATGCCGGTCAAACTGCACCGGGCGTTCGCCTATCCGCTCCTCGCGGGCACCGTCTTCCTGATGGTGCTGGTGCAGATGCCGGGGATAGGGCAGTCGGTCAACGGAAACCAGAACTGGATCACGCTCGGCGGCCCCTTCATGCTCCAGCCCAGCGAGTTCGGCAAACTCGCGCTGATCCTGTGGGGCGCCGACCTGCTCGCCCGCAAGCAGGACAAGAGGCTGCTGACCCAGTGGAAACACATCCTGGTCCCGCTGGTTCCGGTCACGTTCATGCTGCTCGGGCTGATCATGCTCGGCGGCGACATGGGTACTGCGATCATTCTCACGGCGATCCTCTTCGGACTGCTGTGGCTGGCCGGAGCGCCCACCCGGATGTTCGCCGGAGTGCTCGGCATCGCCGCGCTGCTGATCTTCCTGCTCATCAAGACCAGCCCGAACCGGATGGGACGGCTGGCCTGCATCGGTGCGAGCGACCCCGGGCCGCAGGACCAGTGCTGGCAGGCGGTGCACGGAATCTACGCACTGGCGTCCGGCGGATGGTTCGGATCCGGACTGGGCGCGAGTGTGGAAAAATGGGGTCAACTCCCCGAACCGCACACGGACTTCATCTTCGCCGTCACCGGCGAGGAACTGGGCCTCGCGGGGACTCTGTCGGTGCTCGCCCTCTTCGCGGCTCTAGGCTATGCGGGTATCCGCGTGGCCGGACGCACGGAGGACCCCTTCGTGAGGTACGCAGCGGGAGGTGTGACCACCTGGATCACGGTGCAGGCTGTGATCAATATCGGTGCGGTGCTCGGCCTGCTGCCGATCGCCGGTGTCCCGCTGCCGCTGTTCTCCTACGGGGGGTCGGCCCTGCTGCCGACCATGTTCGCCGTCGGGCTCCTGATCGCCTTCGCGCGGGAGGACCCCGCGGCGAGAACGGCTCTGGCCTTGCGGAGGCCCGGGGTGAGATGGAAGTCGATGAGACGGCGCGTCAAGAAGCGCCCGTCCGGAGAGCGGTGA
- the mraY gene encoding phospho-N-acetylmuramoyl-pentapeptide-transferase gives MKQILFSGVIGLFLTLIGTPLLIKLLARKGYGQFIRDDGPRGHHGKRGTPTMGGIAFILATLIAYFATKVITGAPLTFSGVLVLFLMSGMGLVGFLDDYIKIVKQRSLGLRAKAKMAGQLIVGIAFAVLAMQFKDIHGNAPASTKLSFVTDFGWTLGPVIFVVWALFMILAMSNGVNLTDGLDGLATGASVMVFGAYTFIGVWQFQESCANAATLTNPSACFEVRDPLDLAVVASALMGACFGFLWWNTSPAKIFMGDTGSLALGGALAGLAICSRTEFLMAILGGLFVLITLSVVIQVGSFKMTRKRVFKMAPLQHHFELKGWSEVLVVVRFWIIQGMCVIVGLGLFYAGWAADK, from the coding sequence ATGAAGCAGATTCTCTTCTCGGGAGTCATCGGGCTCTTCCTGACCCTGATCGGCACCCCGCTGCTCATCAAGCTGCTGGCCCGCAAGGGGTACGGGCAGTTCATCCGGGACGACGGACCGCGCGGCCACCACGGCAAGCGGGGTACCCCGACCATGGGTGGTATCGCCTTCATCCTGGCCACGCTGATCGCCTACTTCGCCACAAAGGTGATCACCGGCGCCCCGCTGACCTTCTCCGGTGTACTGGTCCTCTTCCTGATGTCCGGGATGGGGCTCGTCGGCTTCCTCGACGACTACATCAAGATCGTCAAGCAGCGCTCGCTCGGTCTGCGGGCCAAGGCGAAGATGGCCGGCCAGCTGATCGTCGGCATCGCCTTCGCCGTGCTCGCCATGCAGTTCAAGGACATCCACGGCAACGCGCCGGCCTCGACCAAGCTGTCGTTCGTCACGGACTTCGGCTGGACACTGGGCCCGGTCATCTTCGTCGTCTGGGCGCTGTTCATGATCCTCGCGATGTCGAACGGGGTGAACCTCACCGACGGCCTCGACGGCCTCGCCACCGGCGCGTCGGTGATGGTCTTCGGCGCCTACACCTTCATCGGCGTCTGGCAGTTCCAGGAGTCGTGTGCCAACGCGGCGACCCTGACCAACCCCAGCGCCTGCTTCGAGGTCAGGGATCCCCTGGACCTGGCGGTCGTCGCATCGGCTCTGATGGGCGCCTGCTTCGGCTTCCTGTGGTGGAACACCTCACCCGCCAAGATCTTCATGGGCGACACCGGGTCACTCGCACTCGGCGGCGCCCTCGCCGGTCTGGCCATCTGCTCCCGTACGGAGTTCCTGATGGCCATCCTCGGTGGTCTCTTCGTGCTGATCACCCTGTCCGTCGTGATTCAGGTCGGCTCCTTCAAGATGACCCGCAAGCGGGTCTTCAAGATGGCGCCTCTGCAGCATCACTTCGAGCTCAAGGGATGGTCCGAAGTCCTTGTGGTGGTCCGCTTCTGGATCATTCAGGGCATGTGTGTGATCGTCGGTCTCGGCCTCTTCTACGCGGGCTGGGCGGCCGACAAGTGA
- a CDS encoding UDP-N-acetylmuramoyl-L-alanyl-D-glutamate--2,6-diaminopimelate ligase: protein MTTITSDPGNGNTPPPSLRDKPGAPGTLTAVPHADQSQTPQKDASVTYPGAPRPAAVRPTPLGDLAGQLGVVSPGAGEVTGITHDSRAVRPGDLYAALPGARLHGADFVEQAAGLGAAAVLTDPTGTERAAATGLPVLTVAEPRAVMGELAAEIYGRPGRDLLQIGITGTSGKTTTAYLVEGGIRAAGHLSGLIGTVEMRIGDERIKSERTTPEATDLQALFAVMRERGVDTVAMEVSSHALVLGRVDGCVFDVAVFNNLSPEHMEFHSGMEDYFQAKAQLFTPERSRLAVVNLDDEYGRRLVAQATVPVTTFSAEGHPDADWRAADVEVSPFTSTFTAIGPKGERIAATSPLPGPFNVANTLAAIVTLAVAGTDPQTAADGVAAVPGVPGRLERVDAGQPYLAVVDYAHKTDAVESVLRALRKVTEGRLHIVLGCGGDRDRTKRGPMGAAAARLADTAVLTSDNPRSEDPLAILATMIAGAAEVPVHERGDVLIDSDRAAAISAVVARARPGDTVLIAGKGHEQGQDIAGVVRPFDDRQVLRAAIERAATENNSQG from the coding sequence GTGACGACCATCACCAGTGACCCGGGGAACGGAAACACTCCGCCCCCCTCACTTCGCGACAAGCCCGGTGCGCCCGGTACGCTCACCGCCGTGCCACACGCTGATCAGTCCCAAACCCCCCAGAAGGACGCCTCTGTGACCTACCCGGGAGCGCCCCGTCCGGCCGCGGTCCGCCCGACCCCCCTGGGGGATCTGGCAGGACAACTGGGTGTCGTGTCACCGGGTGCCGGTGAGGTCACCGGTATCACCCACGACTCCAGAGCGGTACGCCCCGGAGACCTGTACGCGGCGCTGCCCGGCGCCCGGCTCCACGGGGCGGATTTCGTCGAACAGGCGGCCGGTCTGGGCGCCGCGGCAGTACTGACCGACCCGACCGGCACCGAACGCGCGGCGGCGACCGGCCTGCCGGTGCTGACCGTCGCGGAGCCGCGGGCCGTGATGGGCGAACTGGCCGCCGAGATCTACGGCCGCCCCGGCCGTGATCTGCTCCAGATCGGCATCACCGGTACCTCGGGCAAGACCACCACCGCCTATCTCGTCGAGGGCGGTATCCGTGCGGCCGGGCACCTCAGCGGCCTGATCGGCACGGTCGAGATGCGGATCGGCGACGAGCGCATCAAGTCCGAGCGCACCACCCCGGAAGCCACCGATCTGCAGGCGCTGTTCGCCGTGATGCGCGAGCGTGGCGTCGACACGGTCGCCATGGAGGTCTCCAGCCACGCGTTGGTCCTCGGCAGGGTCGACGGATGCGTCTTCGACGTCGCCGTCTTCAACAACCTCAGCCCTGAGCACATGGAATTCCACTCCGGCATGGAGGACTACTTCCAGGCGAAGGCACAGCTGTTCACCCCGGAGCGCAGCCGCCTCGCCGTCGTCAACCTCGACGACGAGTACGGCCGCAGACTCGTCGCCCAGGCCACCGTGCCGGTGACCACCTTCTCGGCCGAGGGCCACCCGGACGCCGACTGGCGGGCCGCGGACGTCGAAGTCTCCCCGTTCACCAGTACGTTCACCGCGATCGGCCCCAAGGGCGAGCGGATCGCCGCCACGTCCCCGCTGCCCGGCCCCTTCAACGTCGCCAACACCCTTGCCGCGATCGTCACGCTCGCCGTCGCCGGCACCGACCCGCAGACCGCTGCCGACGGCGTCGCGGCCGTCCCCGGTGTCCCCGGGCGCCTCGAGCGGGTGGACGCGGGTCAGCCGTACCTCGCGGTCGTCGACTACGCGCACAAGACCGACGCGGTCGAGTCGGTGCTGCGCGCCCTGCGCAAGGTCACCGAGGGCAGGCTGCACATCGTGCTCGGCTGCGGCGGTGACCGCGACCGGACGAAGCGCGGCCCGATGGGCGCGGCGGCTGCCCGGCTCGCCGACACCGCCGTACTGACGTCGGACAACCCCCGTTCCGAGGACCCTCTGGCCATCCTTGCCACCATGATCGCGGGCGCCGCCGAGGTGCCCGTGCACGAACGCGGTGATGTACTGATCGACTCCGACCGGGCCGCAGCCATCAGCGCGGTGGTCGCCCGGGCCAGGCCAGGTGACACCGTGCTGATCGCGGGCAAGGGCCATGAGCAGGGCCAGGACATCGCCGGAGTGGTACGCCCCTTCGACGACCGCCAGGTCCTCCGTGCGGCCATCGAGCGTGCAGCAACCGAGAACAACAGTCAGGGATGA
- a CDS encoding UDP-N-acetylmuramoyl-tripeptide--D-alanyl-D-alanine ligase, whose product MIALSLAEIAEIVGGHAYDIPDPSVTVTGPVVTDSRAVEPGSLFVAFAGEKADGHDYARRSVEAGAAAVLATRQVGVPAIVVDDVTAALGALARTVVERLGTEVVALTGSAGKTSTKDLIAQLLERKGPTVYPAGNLNNEIGLPLTALRADADTRYLVLEMGARYIGDIRYLTGLVPPKTGLVLNVGTAHIGEFGGREQIAQAKGELVESLPESGLAVLNADDPLVRAMASRTKARVLLFGEADEADVRAENVRLTATGQAAFTLHTPTGCSDVTLRLYGEHHVSNALAAAAVAHELGMSVDEIALALSEAGTLSRWRMEVTERPDGVTVVNDAYNANPESMRAALRALVAMGAASRARGGRTWAVLGLMAELGDESFAEHDAVGRLAVRLNVSKLVAVGGREASWLQLGAYNEGSWGEESVHVSDAQAAVDLLRSELREGDVVLVKASRSVGLEQVAYALLDSGTEGEVAAR is encoded by the coding sequence GTGATCGCCCTCTCCCTCGCCGAGATCGCCGAAATCGTCGGCGGGCATGCGTACGACATACCTGATCCGTCCGTCACCGTCACCGGGCCGGTCGTCACCGACTCCCGCGCGGTGGAGCCAGGCAGCCTCTTCGTCGCCTTCGCCGGCGAGAAGGCCGACGGCCACGACTACGCGCGGCGCTCCGTCGAAGCCGGCGCGGCCGCCGTGCTCGCCACCCGGCAGGTCGGGGTGCCCGCGATCGTGGTGGACGACGTCACCGCCGCACTCGGTGCGCTGGCCCGCACCGTGGTCGAGCGTCTCGGCACGGAAGTCGTCGCGCTCACCGGCTCGGCGGGCAAGACGTCCACCAAGGACCTGATCGCCCAGCTCCTGGAGCGCAAGGGCCCCACGGTCTACCCGGCGGGCAACCTCAACAACGAGATCGGCCTGCCGCTCACCGCTCTGCGGGCGGACGCGGACACCCGGTATCTGGTGCTTGAGATGGGCGCGCGCTACATCGGCGACATCCGCTATCTCACCGGCCTCGTGCCACCGAAGACCGGACTCGTCCTCAATGTCGGGACCGCCCACATCGGCGAATTCGGCGGTCGCGAGCAGATCGCACAGGCAAAGGGCGAACTGGTCGAGTCCCTCCCGGAATCCGGTCTCGCCGTGCTCAACGCGGACGATCCGCTGGTACGGGCCATGGCATCCCGCACCAAGGCACGCGTCCTGCTCTTCGGAGAGGCGGATGAAGCGGACGTACGGGCCGAGAACGTCCGGCTCACAGCCACCGGACAGGCTGCCTTCACGCTGCACACACCCACCGGGTGCAGCGATGTGACCTTGCGCCTGTACGGTGAGCACCACGTGTCGAACGCGCTCGCCGCGGCCGCCGTCGCGCATGAGTTGGGCATGTCCGTGGACGAGATCGCGCTGGCGCTCTCCGAGGCCGGCACGCTGTCCCGCTGGCGCATGGAGGTCACTGAGCGTCCGGACGGTGTGACGGTCGTCAACGACGCCTACAACGCGAATCCCGAATCCATGCGAGCCGCGCTGCGTGCGCTGGTCGCGATGGGCGCAGCCTCACGGGCTCGAGGGGGGCGCACGTGGGCGGTGCTCGGTCTGATGGCCGAGCTCGGTGACGAGTCGTTCGCCGAGCACGACGCGGTCGGACGGCTTGCCGTCCGGCTCAACGTGAGCAAGCTCGTGGCAGTCGGGGGCAGGGAAGCGTCCTGGCTGCAACTGGGCGCCTATAACGAGGGTTCGTGGGGTGAGGAGTCGGTGCACGTGTCCGACGCACAGGCGGCCGTCGACCTGTTGCGCAGTGAACTGCGTGAGGGAGACGTCGTGCTGGTGAAGGCGTCCAGGTCGGTGGGGTTGGAACAGGTGGCGTACGCGCTGCTCGACAGTGGCACCGAGGGCGAGGTCGCAGCCCGATGA
- a CDS encoding peptidoglycan D,D-transpeptidase FtsI family protein — MPSKEPPRRRVPAPARPARSARSAGPVRPARRRPGPQRKNARTLRLGSPRPRLRLVSLCLTLVMAVFVVRLLQVQAVDASAYAAKADKNRYLSHTLTADRGEITDRSGTALAASVDAYDITADPTMFTPEQAHAADAPEQAGALLAPILGVDAGTLAKRLRTPRTRYVLLARRQSPQVWNQIKDLKSVFLRKAGADKAKGGKGADVMAGVFQEPSTKRVYPNGDLAAGVLGWVNADGKGAGGLESSLDKELSGKNGKITYAQSGGRQVPTAGQSEVPAVTGSDVQLTLDRDIQWAAQSAIAAQVKKSRADRGYVVVQDTRTGEVLAMADAPGFDPNDLTHADPGALGNAALQDAFEPGSTSKVMSMAAVIQEGVATPGTHVTVPNRLHRGDRLFHDDIDHDTWSLTLNGVLAKSSNIGTILAAGQLGKTQPEANKVLYSYLRKFGIGRPSGVGFPGETSGILAEPQKWSTSQQYTIPFGQGLSLNALQAASIYSTIGNGGVRVEPSLIRGTKGPDGRFTPAPTPKKTRVVSAATASTVSRMLESVVGDEEGTGVSARIPGYRVAGKTGTANRVDPRTGVYRGYTASFAGFAPADKPRVTVYCAIQNPVRGPYFGGSICGPIYKKVMEFALKTLQVPPTGSKPAALPVAFGPSSDPHQ; from the coding sequence GTGCCGTCCAAGGAACCACCGCGTCGCCGCGTACCGGCCCCAGCCCGGCCCGCGCGGTCCGCACGGTCCGCCGGGCCGGTGCGTCCGGCCCGGCGCCGCCCGGGCCCGCAGCGCAAGAACGCACGGACCCTGCGGCTGGGCAGCCCGCGCCCCCGGCTCAGGCTCGTCAGCCTCTGCCTGACCCTGGTGATGGCGGTCTTCGTCGTACGGCTGCTCCAGGTGCAGGCCGTTGACGCGAGTGCGTACGCGGCCAAGGCCGACAAGAACCGCTATCTCAGCCATACGCTGACCGCGGACCGCGGTGAGATCACCGACCGCAGCGGTACCGCACTCGCCGCCAGCGTCGACGCGTACGACATCACCGCCGACCCCACCATGTTCACTCCGGAGCAGGCACATGCCGCGGACGCCCCGGAACAGGCGGGTGCGCTGCTCGCGCCGATCCTCGGCGTGGACGCCGGCACGCTGGCCAAGAGGCTCAGAACCCCCAGGACCCGCTATGTGCTGCTGGCGCGGCGGCAGAGCCCGCAGGTCTGGAACCAGATCAAGGACCTGAAGAGCGTCTTCCTGCGGAAGGCGGGCGCGGACAAGGCCAAGGGCGGCAAGGGCGCCGATGTGATGGCCGGGGTCTTCCAGGAACCGAGCACCAAACGGGTGTACCCGAACGGCGATCTCGCCGCCGGTGTCCTCGGCTGGGTCAACGCCGACGGCAAGGGAGCCGGCGGCCTGGAGTCCTCACTGGACAAGGAGCTGTCGGGCAAGAACGGAAAGATCACCTACGCCCAGTCCGGCGGACGGCAGGTGCCGACCGCCGGGCAGAGCGAGGTCCCCGCCGTCACCGGCTCGGACGTACAGCTCACCCTGGACCGCGACATCCAGTGGGCCGCGCAGAGCGCCATCGCGGCCCAGGTGAAGAAGTCCAGGGCCGACCGCGGCTACGTGGTGGTCCAGGACACCAGGACCGGCGAGGTCCTCGCGATGGCCGACGCCCCGGGCTTCGACCCCAACGACCTCACCCACGCCGACCCGGGAGCGCTGGGCAACGCGGCGCTCCAGGACGCGTTCGAACCCGGCTCCACCAGCAAGGTGATGTCCATGGCCGCCGTCATCCAGGAGGGTGTGGCCACACCGGGCACCCATGTCACCGTCCCCAACCGGCTGCACCGCGGCGACCGTCTGTTCCACGACGACATCGACCACGACACCTGGTCCCTCACACTCAACGGTGTGCTGGCCAAGTCCAGCAACATCGGCACCATCCTGGCGGCAGGGCAGCTCGGGAAGACCCAGCCGGAGGCCAACAAGGTCCTCTACTCGTACCTGCGCAAGTTCGGCATCGGACGTCCCAGCGGTGTCGGCTTCCCGGGCGAGACCTCCGGCATTCTCGCCGAGCCGCAGAAGTGGTCGACCTCGCAGCAGTACACCATCCCCTTCGGCCAGGGCCTCTCGCTCAACGCCCTGCAGGCCGCGTCGATCTACTCCACGATCGGTAACGGCGGCGTCCGGGTCGAACCCTCCCTGATCCGCGGTACCAAGGGTCCCGACGGCCGCTTCACCCCGGCTCCCACTCCGAAGAAGACCCGGGTGGTCAGCGCCGCGACGGCGAGCACGGTCTCCAGGATGCTGGAGTCGGTGGTCGGCGACGAGGAGGGCACCGGGGTCTCGGCCAGGATTCCCGGATACCGGGTGGCGGGCAAGACCGGAACGGCCAACCGGGTGGATCCCAGAACCGGTGTCTACCGCGGTTACACGGCCTCTTTCGCCGGTTTCGCCCCGGCCGACAAACCCCGGGTCACGGTCTACTGCGCCATTCAGAATCCGGTCAGAGGGCCCTACTTCGGAGGCTCGATCTGCGGCCCCATCTACAAGAAGGTCATGGAGTTCGCCCTCAAGACCCTCCAGGTGCCCCCGACCGGCAGCAAACCCGCCGCTCTGCCGGTCGCCTTCGGCCCCAGCAGCGATCCCCACCAGTGA